One stretch of Deltaproteobacteria bacterium DNA includes these proteins:
- a CDS encoding CpaF family protein — MALRSFGRRPKAVEQPERRDPAAASAPVAGAAPAPAPAPARVQTGDAVIADIAARVHPVVAKALDMSQAAKLSPDALAAQLLAFLETDEAGVPELTPLDRRRVVACLINDIKGLGPLEPLFQDPSISDILVNGLRSVYVERRGRLEPVEVRFRDGQHLLRIAHRIAGWVGRRVDEASPMVDLRLPDGSRVNIIIPPLAIDGTSISIRRFLMTGGTLDDLASNGMFSPPMAALLRVAVKARLNVLISGGTGAGKTTLMNTLSREISHRERLVTIEDAAELQLQQPHVVRLETRTMSAEGTGEVTMRSLLINALRMRPDRVIVGEVRGPEAMEMLQAMNTGHPGSMCTIHANTPRDALTRLENMLLMGAVNMPLSAIRQQVASSVDLVVQVARLRSGRRCVTSITDVVGMEDDIVTTEEMWRFTQEEEFEGSGRQPSWMEAVERAGLRSELQAALQVGQNGAEARR; from the coding sequence ATGGCGTTGAGGTCCTTCGGGCGGCGCCCCAAAGCGGTGGAGCAGCCCGAACGCCGGGATCCCGCGGCCGCGTCGGCCCCCGTGGCGGGGGCGGCCCCAGCCCCCGCCCCCGCCCCCGCCCGTGTGCAGACCGGGGACGCGGTGATCGCCGACATCGCGGCGCGGGTGCATCCGGTCGTCGCCAAGGCGCTGGACATGTCGCAGGCGGCGAAATTGAGCCCGGACGCGCTCGCCGCGCAACTCCTGGCGTTCCTCGAGACCGACGAGGCCGGGGTCCCCGAGCTGACGCCTCTCGACCGGCGGCGGGTGGTGGCGTGTCTCATCAACGACATCAAGGGTCTGGGGCCGCTGGAGCCGCTGTTCCAGGACCCGAGTATCTCCGACATCCTGGTGAACGGTTTGCGCTCGGTCTACGTGGAGCGCCGCGGCAGGCTGGAGCCGGTGGAGGTCCGTTTCCGTGACGGTCAGCACCTGCTGCGTATCGCGCACCGCATCGCGGGATGGGTGGGACGGCGGGTGGACGAGGCGAGCCCGATGGTGGACCTGCGGCTCCCGGACGGCAGCCGCGTCAACATCATCATACCGCCGCTGGCCATCGACGGCACCAGCATCTCCATCCGGCGGTTCCTGATGACCGGCGGCACCCTCGATGACCTGGCTTCCAACGGGATGTTCTCGCCGCCCATGGCCGCGCTGCTCCGCGTCGCCGTCAAGGCGCGGCTCAACGTCCTCATCTCCGGCGGCACCGGGGCGGGCAAGACGACGCTGATGAACACCTTGTCCCGCGAGATCAGTCATCGGGAGCGGCTGGTGACCATCGAGGACGCGGCGGAGTTGCAGCTCCAGCAGCCCCACGTGGTGCGCCTGGAGACGCGCACCATGAGCGCCGAGGGCACGGGCGAGGTGACGATGCGTTCGCTCCTGATCAACGCCCTGCGAATGCGCCCCGATCGCGTCATCGTCGGCGAGGTGCGTGGCCCGGAGGCCATGGAGATGTTGCAGGCGATGAATACCGGCCACCCGGGTTCCATGTGCACGATCCACGCCAACACCCCGCGCGACGCGCTCACGCGGCTCGAGAACATGCTCTTGATGGGGGCGGTCAACATGCCGCTGTCCGCGATACGCCAGCAGGTGGCATCGTCCGTCGATCTGGTCGTGCAGGTAGCGCGGCTGCGATCCGGCCGCCGATGCGTGACCAGCATCACCGACGTGGTCGGGATGGAGGACGATATCGTCACCACCGAGGAGATGTGGCGTTTCACGCAGGAGGAAGAGTTCGAGGGCTCGGGCCGGCAGCCCTCATGGATGGAGGCGGTGGAGCGGGCAGGACTGCGGTCCGAGTTGCAGGCGGCGCTGCAGGTGGGTCAGAACGGCGCGGAGGCGCGGCGGTGA
- a CDS encoding pilus assembly protein N-terminal domain-containing protein, translated as MPRVESLRRVLSRLGVAFIVGAVLAAGGHGQGARGDVPLTLHLGQSRMLRLDAPVTSVFVADPATADVQVVASQVLFVFGKAVGRTSLAALGSDGAFVARWTVTVTLDLEPVRSALAEEPDFRDLKVRPWRQGVEVSGVVASAEAADRALQLVKAALPEKETSVVNRLSVSSSQQVNLEVQIAEVQRTVSESLGINWEAFSTRADGYFGFRVGRLIVGDALQGAVLPEGQAATLGGSVQGSDTSVRGLIDALATAGLATVLARPNMTAVSGQTASFFSGGEYPLPSGFRDGQVSFEYKKYGVLLDFVPTVIDSRRISLRVRPEVSQRVGTDSLRILDAEIPVIDVRRAETTIEVGDGESIVIAGLYRNQSDSTEAGVPALKEVPTLGALFGQRTSRWNSTELIVVVTARLIASTRVRAENRQKRKSGLRVKGYHY; from the coding sequence ATGCCACGGGTGGAGAGTCTCCGGCGCGTCCTGAGCCGGCTGGGTGTCGCGTTCATCGTGGGCGCCGTGTTGGCCGCGGGCGGCCACGGCCAGGGCGCACGTGGAGACGTCCCGCTGACCCTTCACCTGGGCCAGAGCCGGATGCTCCGGCTCGACGCACCCGTGACGTCGGTGTTTGTCGCCGATCCGGCGACCGCCGACGTGCAGGTGGTGGCATCGCAGGTGCTGTTCGTGTTCGGCAAGGCGGTCGGGCGAACCTCGTTGGCCGCCCTGGGGAGCGACGGCGCCTTCGTGGCGCGCTGGACGGTCACCGTGACGCTGGACCTGGAGCCGGTCCGGTCGGCGCTGGCGGAGGAACCGGACTTCCGGGACCTCAAGGTCCGCCCGTGGCGCCAGGGAGTGGAGGTGAGCGGCGTGGTGGCGTCCGCGGAAGCCGCGGACCGGGCGCTGCAGTTGGTGAAGGCGGCCCTGCCGGAGAAGGAGACGTCGGTGGTCAACCGGCTCTCCGTGTCGAGCTCGCAGCAGGTGAATCTCGAGGTGCAGATCGCCGAGGTGCAGCGCACCGTGAGCGAGTCCCTCGGCATCAACTGGGAGGCCTTCAGCACCCGCGCCGACGGCTACTTCGGGTTCCGCGTGGGCCGCCTGATCGTGGGTGACGCACTCCAGGGGGCCGTTCTCCCCGAAGGGCAGGCGGCGACGTTGGGCGGCTCCGTGCAGGGCTCGGACACGTCGGTGCGGGGGTTGATCGACGCGCTCGCGACGGCGGGGCTCGCCACCGTGCTGGCCCGGCCCAACATGACCGCGGTCTCGGGCCAGACCGCGAGTTTTTTCTCCGGCGGTGAGTATCCGTTGCCCAGCGGGTTTCGGGACGGACAGGTCTCCTTCGAGTACAAGAAGTACGGCGTGCTGCTCGACTTCGTGCCGACGGTGATCGACAGTCGGCGGATCTCGCTGAGGGTGCGTCCGGAAGTGTCCCAGCGGGTGGGTACCGACTCGCTCCGAATACTAGACGCGGAGATACCGGTCATTGACGTGCGGCGCGCGGAGACCACCATCGAGGTGGGGGACGGCGAATCCATCGTCATCGCCGGGTTGTACCGCAACCAGAGCGATTCAACGGAGGCAGGGGTCCCCGCCCTCAAGGAGGTCCCGACGCTGGGGGCGCTGTTCGGCCAGCGGACGTCCCGTTGGAACTCCACCGAGCTCATCGTCGTGGTCACGGCGCGGCTCATCGCCTCCACGCGGGTGCGCGCGGAGAACAGGCAGAAGCGGAAGTCGGGCCTCCGCGTCAAGGGTTATCACTATTGA
- the cpaB gene encoding Flp pilus assembly protein CpaB, translating into MQRARLVLIVLLVGVVPLAAIVGGAWWYFRPAPEPKTAARPRTPPPPPLKPLPVVLTAAKDLEVGNLITASDVVWAPLKNGAVQSIHMLRGKTQTADVIGAVVRRAMYKTTPLSWSAIVRPGQYGFLAAALKPNHRAVTILLNRATSQAGLIYPGDRVDVILTLKVAEEGAGKENTFTGTILEDVRVVAVNRQVESSAGAQKPAGNSSRNGVSTVTLEVLPAEAERLILATSKGNISLAMRSLTDGGRLEDRTPVAFEHLLPLPSNEVEESPPAPPPVSAVTPAPAKEVSNRVRVQIFRGGERQEVFLKE; encoded by the coding sequence ATGCAGAGAGCTCGCCTTGTGCTCATCGTCCTGCTCGTGGGCGTGGTCCCGCTGGCCGCCATCGTCGGCGGCGCCTGGTGGTATTTCCGGCCCGCCCCCGAGCCGAAGACCGCCGCCAGACCCCGGACACCGCCACCACCACCGCTCAAGCCCCTGCCGGTGGTCCTCACCGCCGCCAAGGACCTGGAGGTCGGGAACCTGATCACCGCCAGCGACGTCGTCTGGGCTCCGCTCAAGAACGGCGCCGTCCAGTCGATCCACATGCTCAGGGGCAAGACCCAGACGGCCGACGTGATCGGGGCGGTGGTGCGCCGGGCCATGTACAAGACCACGCCGTTGTCCTGGTCCGCCATCGTGCGCCCCGGACAGTATGGCTTCCTGGCCGCCGCCCTCAAGCCCAACCACCGCGCCGTCACCATCTTGCTCAACCGGGCCACCAGCCAGGCCGGGCTGATCTATCCCGGTGACCGGGTCGACGTGATCCTGACCCTGAAGGTCGCCGAGGAAGGGGCCGGCAAGGAGAACACCTTCACCGGCACGATTCTCGAGGACGTCCGCGTCGTGGCCGTGAACCGTCAGGTGGAGAGCAGTGCGGGGGCTCAGAAACCGGCGGGCAACAGCTCGCGGAACGGGGTCAGCACCGTCACCCTCGAGGTGTTGCCCGCGGAGGCTGAGCGCCTGATCCTGGCCACGTCCAAGGGGAATATCTCCCTCGCCATGCGCTCGCTCACGGACGGAGGGCGACTGGAAGACCGGACGCCCGTCGCCTTCGAACACCTGTTGCCGCTGCCGTCGAACGAGGTCGAGGAAAGCCCGCCCGCGCCTCCGCCGGTGAGCGCCGTCACACCCGCGCCGGCAAAGGAAGTGTCGAATCGGGTGCGGGTACAGATCTTCCGAGGCGGCGAACGCCAGGAAGTGTTTCTGAAGGAGTAG
- a CDS encoding HAMP domain-containing protein, giving the protein MFLLVWIPLLAVTGWGAYWLWLRVDSRPAAALESLALRGDAQKLTEAATDLAASIDGFLLDRITQVQTWATSPVVIESVHEVRAAHEKQGFDDLAIPQIESRFRVRKTLGLAPAARAYLTEQVRMSPHFAEVFFTDEQGFNVALTNPTSDFVQSDETWWQQAWSSGFHVGDIEFDPSANVWSVDLSVRIHDKGTGNAIGVMKAVLPVRFVQLSADRLARRLSAPGQLLHTQVLDPAQDGRASSADRGARTSQGSEGVRTQFLVVTRNGSLIAETRSAHARGRIMQPEISLRTDASLAHLNRSYEGDRSGAFIATRRDSQNRQDDPFPSSLIGFARSASTGFYTSVIENFSGFDWMIIVEAPNLSDRTVLPELGGTGWQDQQNRGRDVLWLAVALWGALLLSSVVLCWLFGKWVLDPVRTLIQTVQRMEQGHIGDPIAVSWKGEFAELAAALDRIRNMISMMADRVRQLRTAQTQPRPPE; this is encoded by the coding sequence GTGTTTCTCCTCGTGTGGATTCCACTGCTGGCCGTGACCGGGTGGGGAGCGTACTGGCTGTGGCTGCGAGTGGATAGCCGGCCGGCCGCCGCTCTTGAGTCGCTTGCGTTGCGCGGCGACGCGCAAAAGCTCACGGAGGCCGCTACGGACCTGGCCGCGTCGATCGACGGGTTCCTGCTCGATCGCATCACCCAGGTGCAGACCTGGGCAACGTCCCCGGTGGTGATAGAGTCGGTGCACGAGGTGCGGGCCGCCCACGAAAAACAGGGGTTCGACGACCTTGCGATTCCGCAGATCGAGAGCAGGTTCCGGGTCAGGAAAACCCTGGGACTGGCCCCGGCGGCACGCGCATACCTGACCGAACAGGTCAGGATGTCTCCCCATTTCGCCGAGGTCTTTTTCACCGACGAGCAGGGCTTCAACGTGGCGTTGACGAACCCGACCTCGGATTTCGTGCAGTCCGACGAGACTTGGTGGCAGCAGGCGTGGTCATCCGGATTTCACGTAGGGGATATCGAGTTCGACCCCTCCGCCAACGTGTGGTCGGTGGACCTTTCGGTGCGCATTCATGACAAGGGCACGGGGAACGCGATCGGGGTGATGAAGGCGGTCCTGCCGGTGCGCTTCGTCCAGTTGTCTGCCGACCGTCTCGCGCGCCGCCTTTCCGCGCCCGGCCAGCTATTGCACACCCAAGTCCTGGACCCGGCGCAGGATGGCCGCGCCTCCTCGGCGGATCGCGGGGCGCGAACTTCCCAAGGCTCGGAAGGGGTGCGGACCCAGTTCCTGGTCGTGACTCGCAACGGGTCCTTGATCGCGGAGACGCGCTCCGCCCACGCCCGCGGGCGCATCATGCAGCCGGAGATCAGCCTGCGCACGGATGCGTCCCTCGCACACTTGAACCGTTCCTATGAGGGCGATCGAAGCGGCGCATTCATCGCCACGCGCAGGGACTCGCAGAATCGCCAGGACGACCCGTTCCCCAGTTCTCTGATAGGGTTCGCGCGTTCAGCGAGTACGGGCTTTTACACGTCAGTCATCGAGAACTTCTCCGGCTTCGACTGGATGATCATCGTGGAGGCACCGAATCTGAGTGATCGCACCGTCTTGCCGGAACTCGGCGGGACAGGATGGCAAGACCAACAGAATCGGGGACGCGATGTCCTGTGGCTCGCCGTGGCGCTGTGGGGGGCGTTGCTGCTCTCTTCGGTCGTGCTGTGCTGGCTGTTCGGCAAGTGGGTGCTGGACCCCGTACGCACGCTGATCCAAACCGTGCAGCGCATGGAGCAGGGCCACATCGGCGACCCGATCGCCGTGTCATGGAAGGGCGAGTTCGCCGAACTCGCGGCCGCCCTCGATCGCATCCGCAACATGATCAGCATGATGGCGGACCGTGTACGCCAACTGAGGACCGCCCAGACGCAGCCAAGGCCACCGGAGTGA
- a CDS encoding type II secretion system F family protein, with protein MTWLPWIVVLAGVAALVGVAVGVHALFRESRRALVLDRRLQAVRARARSTLGETARRSGDAADTLSYLSLVFSSVLRVAAMLVPVGASERAKLGALVAQAGFQQRDALAVFLSLKMLLALVAGVFAGFLASGVEKYGEYLVFVVFAGLAGAVFGGVLPEMALRRLSGRRLNRMSRALPDALDLMVLCVAAGYTFERALAMVAQELKPLAPELAAELASVESELRVGADRRQVLQDLYTRTEAEGLRDFAMTVIQGERYGTPMGQSLQNIAQNERTQRAARIEAQAGRLPVIMSLPMLLLVVPGILLLMGGPAFMMAVQAIQGLGGN; from the coding sequence ATGACTTGGTTGCCCTGGATCGTGGTTCTTGCCGGCGTCGCGGCGTTGGTCGGGGTGGCGGTCGGCGTCCATGCCCTGTTCCGTGAGAGCCGACGGGCGCTGGTCCTCGACCGGCGCCTGCAGGCCGTGCGCGCCCGCGCACGGTCGACGCTCGGGGAGACGGCACGGCGCTCGGGAGACGCCGCGGACACGCTATCGTACCTGTCCCTGGTGTTTTCCAGTGTGCTCCGCGTCGCGGCCATGCTGGTGCCGGTGGGGGCGTCCGAACGCGCCAAGCTCGGTGCGCTGGTCGCGCAGGCCGGCTTTCAGCAGCGCGATGCGCTGGCGGTATTCCTGTCCCTCAAGATGCTGCTGGCGCTGGTGGCCGGCGTGTTCGCCGGATTCCTCGCGTCCGGTGTGGAAAAGTACGGTGAATACCTCGTCTTTGTCGTCTTCGCCGGTCTGGCCGGGGCGGTGTTCGGCGGGGTGCTGCCCGAGATGGCCCTGCGGCGCCTGAGTGGGCGCCGGCTGAACCGGATGTCCCGTGCGCTTCCGGACGCCCTCGACCTCATGGTGTTGTGCGTCGCCGCCGGATACACGTTCGAGCGAGCGCTGGCCATGGTCGCCCAGGAACTCAAGCCTCTCGCGCCCGAGCTTGCCGCGGAGTTGGCGTCCGTCGAGTCGGAGTTGCGCGTGGGGGCCGACCGCCGCCAGGTGCTGCAGGACCTCTATACGCGCACCGAGGCCGAAGGCCTGCGGGATTTCGCCATGACGGTCATTCAGGGAGAGCGCTACGGCACGCCCATGGGCCAATCGCTGCAGAACATCGCCCAGAACGAACGCACGCAACGAGCGGCCCGGATCGAGGCACAGGCCGGACGGCTGCCGGTGATCATGAGCCTTCCGATGCTGCTGCTCGTGGTTCCGGGAATCCTCCTCCTGATGGGAGGGCCGGCCTTCATGATGGCGGTGCAGGCGATCCAGGGGCTAGGCGGCAACTGA
- a CDS encoding SPOR domain-containing protein yields MSVIKKFSATARLATLTAGLTLSVGACTGLPVEGEPLGPAEQRQLKSSLNVAAASADAGQTQAAERLYTQLARHYPSAPEPRLGLAYLALGEGDFTLAERLFGEADERSATPAVKAEALLGAGRASLGMGDPAAAKSRFVAASKVAKGTAAEAWVANGLGVVAALDGDHAQARTHYEKAVRLSSSHPKITANLVRALAQSGAAREARQLYSKFPASHWLEGDGEALARLLDERETGAAVASGAKVQLYAARSRKGALAAWKQLAAAEKDLLGALTPRVVKADVAKRGVFYRLRAGPLADKAAARRLCRLLKRRGRDCFVPAGKWPGGKAAERPGSPEIAGKHSGERANARAAKQSAGKQAPGAAGASVQIYSARSHAGALAGWGRLVAMEKDLLDSLTPRVVKADVPKKGVFYGLRVGPFPDRAAARRLCGLLKARGRDCFVPPGK; encoded by the coding sequence ATGTCCGTGATCAAGAAGTTCTCCGCGACTGCGCGACTGGCGACCCTGACGGCAGGGCTCACGTTGTCAGTCGGCGCATGCACCGGGCTCCCGGTGGAAGGGGAACCGCTCGGACCGGCGGAGCAACGGCAGTTGAAGAGCAGTCTGAACGTGGCCGCGGCGTCGGCGGACGCCGGCCAGACCCAGGCCGCGGAGCGACTCTACACGCAACTCGCGCGCCACTACCCGAGCGCGCCGGAACCCCGTCTGGGACTCGCCTACCTAGCGTTGGGGGAGGGAGACTTCACCCTCGCCGAGCGACTTTTCGGCGAAGCCGACGAGAGATCCGCGACGCCCGCCGTCAAGGCCGAGGCCCTGTTGGGGGCGGGCCGAGCGAGTCTTGGAATGGGAGACCCCGCGGCCGCGAAGAGCCGTTTCGTGGCAGCTTCGAAGGTCGCCAAGGGCACCGCCGCCGAGGCCTGGGTGGCCAACGGCCTAGGCGTGGTGGCCGCGCTCGATGGCGATCACGCGCAGGCCCGGACGCACTACGAGAAGGCGGTCCGATTGTCGTCGTCGCATCCGAAGATCACCGCGAATCTGGTGCGCGCGCTTGCCCAATCGGGCGCGGCACGGGAGGCACGGCAGCTCTACTCCAAGTTCCCCGCTTCCCATTGGCTCGAAGGAGACGGCGAAGCCTTGGCGCGTTTGCTCGACGAAAGGGAAACCGGCGCGGCGGTTGCTTCCGGCGCCAAGGTGCAGCTTTACGCCGCCCGCTCGCGCAAGGGGGCGCTGGCCGCCTGGAAGCAGCTCGCAGCGGCGGAAAAGGACCTGCTCGGTGCGCTGACGCCGCGCGTGGTGAAGGCGGACGTTGCGAAAAGAGGCGTGTTCTACCGACTTCGCGCGGGTCCCTTGGCGGACAAGGCAGCAGCCCGGCGCTTGTGCCGCCTGCTGAAACGCCGCGGCCGCGACTGCTTCGTCCCGGCGGGGAAATGGCCCGGCGGAAAGGCGGCGGAAAGGCCGGGCTCGCCCGAAATCGCCGGCAAGCACAGCGGCGAACGCGCGAACGCGCGCGCCGCCAAACAATCGGCGGGGAAGCAGGCGCCGGGCGCGGCGGGGGCTTCGGTACAGATCTACTCCGCGCGTTCGCACGCCGGGGCTCTGGCCGGGTGGGGCCGGCTCGTCGCGATGGAGAAGGACTTGCTGGACTCCTTGACCCCGCGCGTGGTGAAGGCCGACGTGCCGAAGAAGGGCGTGTTCTACGGCCTTCGCGTTGGACCCTTCCCGGACCGGGCCGCCGCCAGGCGGTTGTGCGGACTTCTCAAGGCCCGTGGCAGGGACTGCTTCGTGCCACCGGGGAAATGA
- a CDS encoding tetratricopeptide repeat protein, with protein MIRAIVARVCPGELLLVDTAEAPLPEWVDAAVTGAANDLDRRLAAGESVGANDYLRLAIVENVLGLHVEAESHLKEALPRSDQFGAVLNALAVTSLARGKLGPAIVYSREALRETGGDDSIRAAASSNLGDFCRLQGDAAQAVAAYETAMDCLGPEGDARWLSRLHLRAGRLYRGLDQKDKARLHLADSVRLLKDSGDDIAHVRALAELGSALNDLGLHDMAIRHFEGAIRICLKTGDKHGAALVQGEMGVAYMAQEQLTRALTYFDSALSLYRELGDRAGEAATLGNIAKIHDFRGDADEARKFHEASLGIRDQGHEAGDEDGAAARQPEQKEEDHQ; from the coding sequence TTGATTCGCGCCATTGTGGCCCGGGTCTGTCCCGGCGAACTGCTGCTGGTCGATACTGCCGAGGCCCCGTTGCCGGAGTGGGTCGACGCGGCCGTGACCGGGGCGGCGAACGACCTGGACCGACGGCTGGCCGCGGGCGAGTCGGTCGGTGCGAATGACTACCTTCGGCTGGCCATCGTCGAGAACGTCTTGGGCCTTCACGTGGAAGCCGAGAGCCACCTCAAGGAGGCGTTGCCGCGGAGCGACCAGTTCGGCGCCGTCCTGAACGCGCTGGCCGTCACAAGCCTGGCGCGCGGGAAACTCGGTCCGGCCATCGTCTACAGCCGGGAGGCCCTTCGCGAAACCGGTGGAGACGATTCCATTCGGGCGGCGGCGTCATCCAACCTCGGCGACTTCTGCCGTCTTCAGGGAGACGCCGCCCAGGCGGTCGCGGCGTACGAGACCGCCATGGACTGCCTTGGACCGGAAGGGGACGCCCGCTGGCTCTCACGGTTGCACTTGCGCGCCGGCCGGCTCTACCGGGGTCTCGACCAGAAGGACAAGGCGCGTTTGCACCTTGCCGATTCGGTCCGGCTGCTGAAGGATTCCGGCGACGACATCGCGCACGTCCGCGCACTCGCGGAGCTTGGCTCGGCCTTGAACGACCTGGGCCTGCACGACATGGCCATCAGACACTTCGAAGGGGCGATCCGGATTTGCCTGAAGACCGGGGACAAGCACGGCGCCGCGCTGGTGCAGGGCGAGATGGGAGTTGCCTACATGGCCCAGGAGCAGCTCACGCGCGCCCTCACGTACTTCGACAGCGCTCTCTCGCTTTACCGCGAGTTGGGCGACCGCGCCGGTGAGGCGGCCACCCTGGGCAACATCGCGAAGATCCACGATTTCCGGGGTGACGCCGACGAGGCGCGGAAGTTTCATGAAGCTTCCTTGGGGATCCGTGACCAGGGTCACGAAGCCGGCGATGAGGACGGCGCGGCGGCCCGACAGCCGGAGCAGAAGGAAGAGGACCATCAATGA
- a CDS encoding prepilin peptidase: MPELLLVLACCMLLAAAVIFDVVRREIPNAIPVALLGLFAVHAAVVGQRGATPLWADALTAALLLALGFGLFLIGALGAGDGKLLAAAGLWIGPAGVGSFLLGVGLLGVGLGLFALLPFDATRRLRDNLPFAVAIAPPAIALLGLRALGAAGSQ, translated from the coding sequence ATGCCTGAACTGTTGCTGGTGCTGGCCTGTTGCATGCTGTTGGCGGCGGCGGTGATCTTTGACGTCGTCCGCCGGGAGATCCCGAATGCGATTCCCGTGGCCCTGTTGGGACTGTTCGCGGTCCATGCCGCGGTCGTGGGTCAAAGGGGTGCGACGCCGCTCTGGGCCGACGCCTTGACCGCTGCGCTGCTGCTGGCCCTGGGCTTCGGATTGTTCCTCATCGGAGCACTCGGGGCCGGAGACGGCAAGCTCCTGGCGGCGGCGGGGTTGTGGATCGGGCCGGCCGGGGTCGGCAGCTTCCTGCTCGGGGTGGGCCTCCTCGGCGTGGGCCTCGGCCTCTTCGCACTGTTGCCGTTCGACGCCACCCGCCGGTTGCGCGACAATCTCCCTTTCGCGGTCGCCATCGCGCCGCCGGCCATCGCGCTCCTTGGACTGCGCGCCTTGGGCGCGGCCGGGAGCCAGTAA
- a CDS encoding type II secretion system F family protein yields the protein MSPLLTAVATGGLLLVVGLGVVLWLTSAPADADLERRLRSVAGVLATGPGLGAGEADGNVFRRQRAQSRLSDWIQRRFPMLEVRKAFPKAVALGFVAMLAVAVAALLLQLGVYLPLLMPAGWVAGGWLFLALRNSAIRTQFVKQFPEVVDHVVRLTRAGLPAVEAITAVAEEAQEPVKGIIRQVSDHLAGGLDPEVVLRETATRLRIPEFTLFSAALCLQRTTGGGISAALGNLSATLRARLEVEMKAHSSTAQTRITLWVLSAVPVVVLGAQSFTNPQALEILLETESGGSLLRWGVGLIVAGLSIARGLAARFAR from the coding sequence GTGAGTCCGTTGCTGACGGCGGTGGCCACGGGGGGCCTGTTGCTGGTGGTCGGGCTGGGCGTGGTCCTGTGGCTGACGTCCGCCCCGGCCGATGCGGACCTCGAGCGCAGGCTGCGCTCGGTGGCGGGGGTGCTCGCCACAGGCCCGGGGCTCGGTGCCGGCGAGGCGGATGGCAACGTCTTCCGCCGCCAGCGCGCTCAATCCCGGCTGTCTGATTGGATACAGCGACGATTCCCCATGCTCGAGGTGCGAAAGGCGTTCCCCAAGGCGGTGGCCCTGGGCTTCGTGGCGATGCTGGCGGTAGCCGTGGCGGCGCTTCTCTTGCAGCTCGGCGTGTATCTCCCGCTGTTGATGCCGGCCGGATGGGTGGCGGGAGGGTGGCTGTTCCTGGCGCTACGAAACTCGGCGATACGCACCCAGTTCGTCAAGCAGTTCCCCGAGGTGGTGGACCATGTGGTGCGTCTCACGCGGGCCGGTCTGCCGGCGGTGGAGGCCATCACGGCGGTCGCCGAGGAGGCGCAGGAGCCGGTGAAGGGAATCATCCGGCAGGTCTCCGACCACCTCGCCGGCGGCCTCGATCCGGAGGTGGTGTTGCGCGAGACGGCGACGCGGCTGCGCATACCGGAGTTCACGCTCTTCTCCGCGGCACTCTGCCTTCAGCGTACTACCGGTGGCGGCATCTCGGCGGCCCTCGGCAATCTGTCGGCGACCCTGCGCGCCCGTCTGGAAGTGGAGATGAAGGCGCACTCCTCGACCGCGCAAACGCGCATCACGCTGTGGGTGCTGTCCGCGGTTCCGGTCGTGGTTCTGGGCGCACAGAGCTTCACCAACCCGCAGGCGCTGGAGATCCTGCTCGAGACCGAGTCGGGTGGGTCGCTGTTGCGCTGGGGCGTGGGGCTCATCGTCGCCGGGCTGTCCATCGCGCGCGGCCTTGCCGCCCGGTTTGCGCGATGA